ACCAAatccatatgtatatttttcatatttccccTTATTTAGATACCTTCAACAAAAGAAGAATGGACTGAAGTTGCTTCGAAATTCGATTTATTATGGAACTTTCCTAACTGCATAGGAGCAGTTGACGGCAAGCATGTGGTCATGATCGCACCAGCAAAATCAGGAAGTACGTTTTACAACTACAAAGGAACTCACAGCATAGTGCTTATGGCAGTTGTTGATGccagttataaatatttgtatattgacGTCGGCTGCAACGGGCGTATTTCAGATGGTGGTGTTTTCAGTAAATGTTCTCTGCAGTATGCCCTCGATACGGATTCTCTAAATTTACCACCTCCTCGTCATTTATTAGGTCGTGAAATGAATGTACCTTTTGTTTTAGTGGCAGACGAtgcatttaaaatgcaaaattatttgaTGAAGCCGTATCCTGGTCGCATTTTATCTGGTAGCAAACGTATTTTTAACTATAGGTTATCAAGGGCTAGGAGAATAGTCGAGAACGCATTTGGAATCATGATGAAGCGCTTCGAAATCTTTTCACGACCAATGAAGCTGAATCCAAATAAAACAACGAGAGTGACGTTAGCATGTTGCgcattacacaattttttaatgacaaaaaatataagttatgcTACTGGATTGGTAGATAGCTGCACTGAGGATGGAAATATTATTGAAGGTGCACGCGTTAATATTTCCATACCTACCTTTGAAAGCGCCACAGAGGATATATCAATTTCCTACATAAGCAACGAAGCAAAAACTATCCGTGAAgaatttgaaaactatttcatGTCACCAGACGGCGAATTGCCATGgcagtataaatttatataacaaaGCAGACACTTAACAGAATATATGCACTTTTCataatctttaaataaattgtatttatttgtatttataattcaaCATATTATTATAAACTTTCCTCATCTTGTTGCAATACAGCATTCATAGCTACTTGAATTAATTCCGCGTGAAGTTTATTTGCtgctcttttatttctttttgataGTTCACGCATTTGCAGTGCAAGATACATGCCCACTCCATGCCAGtggtcttcttctttatttaaaaattgtattgcgCTCTCCATTGCATCTTGTCACTGATTCATCGGATGCAGAGGGTTTGGATTTCCTGTCACTTCGGGCAGCTGTTGGTGGTGGCGTTACATCTGCATCCACATCTAGTGTTGAGACGGACGAACTACTCTTGCAGCGATCATGCAAACAGTAGAATTGCATAGCTGACCAAAACGGCCAATGTGGCAAAGCATTACCGGCCGCTTGGCCTGATTTAGTtgtcatttttttctttacatttgaAAATGCCGTTTTTATATTCGCCCATTTTGCTTTGCATCCGTCAACTTCTTGGGTTGGAAATTTCTCCGCGATGTTATTCCAAGCTTTATCTCTTTTGGCGCGATCTTTATATTCTGGGCAGGAATATTCCCAAATACAATTGTGCATTTCAATGGCCTGTATCAAATTCGTTGTGCTTTCATTTGTCCATGATGACACTATTTGTGGTTTTTTTCGTCTTTTTGTTTTGCTGGGTGTGGAAGAAATGGTTTCGTCAAGCACATTGTCCATAACACCTTCAAAAACTTCGTCGTCTGAAttcatttctaaaaattattaattaattacttcatattataatgcattttaattttattgtatgcaaCTTACcgaatatatgttttatttacatatgtttgcaaCCAGTAGAGATGTCGAAGATCGATTAATCAAAAACCTTCGACTCgatctttttgtttattttgttatttcggTTGGAATCGAGAATCAATTCAAAAATCATGACGATTAATGtggatttttttcaactttagaatttaaaaattattgataaagatttttcaaattaatacttaaaaatttgctgaaaaagAGAGATATTGGTGGTGATTGGCGTATTCGATCGGTGCTCAAGTGCCCGATAAAAATTTgcgcatttttcaatttttattgctctttATCAAACATTATAGCGTTCACATTATCGGCGCAACTGGGTCGATTTTGGTTGTGCATTGTAGGCCCAATATCGGCCATGATTGTcgcatttcataatatttaatgcGGTCACATTATCGGTACATGAAATACGCCGAAAATTGGTACCTTGCGCCGATAGTGGGAACCGGGctttacaaacaaccgttatgtgaacaaaactataatactctctttagcaactttgttgcgagagtataaaaaacaagtaaggaagggctaagttcgggtgtcaccgaacattttata
The sequence above is a segment of the Bactrocera dorsalis isolate Fly_Bdor chromosome 6, ASM2337382v1, whole genome shotgun sequence genome. Coding sequences within it:
- the LOC125779253 gene encoding uncharacterized protein LOC125779253 produces the protein MNSDDEVFEGVMDNVLDETISSTPSKTKRRKKPQIVSSWTNESTTNLIQAIEMHNCIWEYSCPEYKDRAKRDKAWNNIAEKFPTQEVDGCKAKWANIKTAFSNVKKKMTTKSGQAAGNALPHWPFWSAMQFYCLHDRCKSSSSVSTLDVDADVTPPPTAARSDRKSKPSASDESVTRCNGERNTIFK
- the LOC125779122 gene encoding uncharacterized protein LOC125779122 — encoded protein: MDYLKKKKVAVALLTIATLKLKKKNQKRKTNPKQRSIWVRNWLERRNTNGAYETTLREFREVDNQKFLFKNYVRMNENNFNELLQLISPLIKKKDTCFREAIPASHRLACTLRFLATGDSYKSLSAFFRIAPNTISKFVPEVCDAIYSQLRNTYLKIPSTKEEWTEVASKFDLLWNFPNCIGAVDGKHVVMIAPAKSGSTFYNYKGTHSIVLMAVVDASYKYLYIDVGCNGRISDGGVFSKCSLQYALDTDSLNLPPPRHLLGREMNVPFVLVADDAFKMQNYLMKPYPGRILSGSKRIFNYRLSRARRIVENAFGIMMKRFEIFSRPMKLNPNKTTRVTLACCALHNFLMTKNISYATGLVDSCTEDGNIIEGARVNISIPTFESATEDISISYISNEAKTIREEFENYFMSPDGELPWQYKFI